Proteins encoded within one genomic window of Rubritalea squalenifaciens DSM 18772:
- the pheT gene encoding phenylalanine--tRNA ligase subunit beta: MNVSFNWLNDHLDLSDYSIQQLDDLLTFAGVEVEGISASGVPSDKIVVAQVKEAVQHPDADKLKVCKVDAGEGELRQIVCGAKNYKVGDKVPCALPGADLGGGFVIKEGKLRGVESLGMLCAAGEIGLIDMEDGLMILPEDYEIGKPLVEIFSSDTIIEVEVTPNRPDLLSHTGMARELSALTGKERKPFEIPSAGTAAAGDFIKISAADRCPYYTGVKISGVKVGDSPEWLKTKLEAIGLKPINNVVDITNYVLHELGHPLHAFDAAKISGNLDIRLAKDGEEFNALDGGKLKLTEDDLLISDDAGNALALGGIMGGEDSGVNEATTDIVLESAYFTPSFIRRSSRRTALSSDSSYRFERGSDPQSVLAASALAAKLIVEVAGGTIEGDTLIAGEAPVLTAPVKLDIAKLEQLMGGSITLDEAKSILTKLGLTEGANDEWEIPSFRLDLVRHIDLVEEIARVHGLDKVESRFLGSYVEESDVDKAYDFQMKVKQQLAALGFYEAQTIKLIAESSNDNTVAQMKDALPLRPLMDGDLIKVALPLSEDHAVMRPSLVPGLVAVAARNIRQGKKALRFFEMGRQFRNAGGGKAKDLESDSVAILISGDKAPIHWSKKQPDVTDLYDLKAVISALLPQAKIQLKKQDREGYILCANVLADDKPIGAFAQLSPARCRELDSTKPIYVAELELAKLQQLASGLDKVEDLPHFPGSSRDAAMEAPATLENAAIEQAIKKHNEMLLVDYHCFDVFTDPTGEKLAADKKSIAYSFLYRSPDRTLKAKEVDEAHQKLLDTLQKKLGVSYR, encoded by the coding sequence ATGAACGTTTCATTCAACTGGCTCAACGATCATCTCGACCTCAGCGACTACAGCATCCAGCAGCTCGATGACCTGCTTACCTTTGCTGGTGTGGAGGTGGAGGGGATTTCCGCTTCAGGAGTACCATCCGACAAGATCGTCGTCGCCCAGGTGAAGGAGGCTGTTCAGCATCCGGACGCCGACAAACTCAAGGTTTGCAAGGTGGATGCGGGTGAAGGCGAGCTGCGCCAGATCGTTTGTGGTGCCAAGAACTACAAGGTAGGGGACAAGGTGCCATGCGCGCTTCCTGGTGCCGACCTTGGTGGTGGCTTTGTGATCAAAGAAGGCAAGCTGCGCGGCGTGGAGTCCCTCGGTATGCTCTGCGCTGCTGGTGAGATCGGTCTGATCGACATGGAAGACGGCCTGATGATCCTTCCAGAGGACTACGAGATTGGTAAGCCGCTCGTAGAGATCTTCTCCAGTGACACGATCATTGAAGTGGAGGTCACCCCGAACCGTCCGGACCTTCTCAGCCACACAGGCATGGCCCGCGAGCTCTCCGCTCTGACTGGTAAAGAGCGCAAGCCCTTCGAAATCCCAAGCGCCGGTACGGCTGCCGCTGGTGATTTCATCAAGATTTCCGCAGCGGACCGCTGCCCTTACTACACCGGAGTGAAGATCTCCGGCGTAAAAGTCGGCGACAGCCCGGAGTGGCTGAAGACCAAGCTGGAAGCCATCGGCCTGAAGCCGATCAACAACGTGGTGGACATCACCAACTACGTCCTGCACGAGCTTGGTCACCCGCTGCACGCTTTCGACGCGGCCAAGATTTCCGGCAATCTCGACATCCGTCTCGCCAAGGACGGTGAAGAGTTCAACGCTCTCGACGGCGGCAAGCTCAAGCTTACCGAAGACGACCTCCTTATTTCCGATGACGCAGGCAATGCCCTTGCTCTGGGCGGTATCATGGGAGGTGAAGACTCTGGCGTGAACGAGGCGACCACCGACATCGTTCTGGAGTCTGCTTACTTCACGCCTTCCTTCATCCGCCGCAGCTCACGCCGCACCGCACTCAGCTCTGATTCTTCCTACCGTTTCGAGCGTGGCTCTGATCCACAGAGTGTGCTCGCCGCTTCCGCACTCGCCGCCAAGCTGATCGTGGAAGTCGCTGGTGGTACGATCGAAGGAGACACTCTCATTGCTGGCGAGGCTCCAGTTCTTACCGCCCCAGTGAAGCTTGACATCGCCAAGCTTGAGCAGCTCATGGGTGGCAGCATCACGCTCGATGAAGCCAAGTCCATCCTCACCAAGCTCGGCCTCACCGAAGGTGCGAACGACGAATGGGAGATCCCTTCCTTCCGTCTCGATCTCGTGCGTCACATCGACTTGGTGGAAGAGATTGCCCGTGTGCACGGCCTCGATAAAGTGGAGTCCCGTTTCCTCGGTTCCTATGTGGAGGAGAGCGACGTGGACAAAGCCTACGATTTCCAGATGAAGGTGAAGCAGCAGCTGGCTGCGCTCGGTTTCTACGAGGCACAGACCATCAAGCTGATCGCTGAGTCTTCCAACGACAACACCGTCGCCCAGATGAAGGACGCACTTCCATTACGTCCTCTCATGGATGGTGATCTGATCAAGGTGGCGCTTCCGCTTTCCGAAGACCACGCCGTCATGCGTCCGAGCCTGGTGCCGGGTCTCGTGGCTGTGGCTGCCCGTAATATCCGTCAGGGTAAAAAGGCTCTGCGCTTCTTCGAAATGGGTCGCCAGTTCCGCAATGCAGGTGGCGGCAAGGCCAAGGACCTGGAGAGCGATTCCGTAGCCATCCTGATTTCCGGTGACAAGGCTCCGATCCACTGGAGCAAGAAGCAGCCGGATGTGACCGATCTCTACGATCTCAAGGCGGTGATTTCAGCGCTTCTCCCTCAGGCTAAGATCCAGCTTAAGAAGCAGGATCGTGAAGGCTACATCCTTTGCGCCAATGTTCTGGCAGACGACAAGCCGATCGGTGCATTCGCCCAGCTCAGCCCGGCACGCTGCCGTGAGCTCGATTCCACCAAGCCGATCTATGTGGCCGAGCTTGAGCTCGCCAAGCTTCAGCAGCTTGCCAGCGGTCTGGATAAGGTGGAAGACCTTCCTCACTTCCCAGGCTCCAGCCGTGATGCCGCAATGGAGGCTCCAGCGACTCTCGAGAACGCCGCCATCGAGCAGGCCATCAAGAAGCACAACGAAATGCTGCTGGTGGACTACCACTGCTTCGACGTCTTCACCGACCCGACAGGGGAGAAGCTCGCCGCGGACAAGAAATCCATCGCCTACAGCTTTCTCTATCGCTCGCCTGACCGCACGCTCAAGGCCAAGGAGGTCGATGAGGCGCACCAGAAGCTGCTCGATACCCTGCAGAAGAAGCTCGGTGTCAGCTATCGCTAA
- a CDS encoding ribonucleotide-diphosphate reductase subunit beta, with product MATTTITLGDRQFVLDADKAEAALADKRVINGKDSMFFNILPIKYQWAYELYKTMKANHWEPEDITMQKDVEQWRSDEISDVERWIIKMGIGYFSAAEGIVGDNIQHVVREVVTAPELKLVLGRHAHEENIHADSLVYMISSLGLNPHECEAMFEDIPTISEKNAFVVNNSRSMRRDIDLTVLKNKQDLAKNIFLFGQVMEGTQFYGLFGMILSLYRQNKFPGIGQMFRYTLRDESNHIEVFRNLLMDLIDENPDIWTEEFKTDLRETMAEGIRLEKKFIRDCLPVSSVGLNAEEFEQYIDYIADRRLTSCGLPPLNGEATANPFPWLAEMMDIKKEQNFFEGRVTEYQKASSLAEVDDDDL from the coding sequence ATGGCTACTACCACCATCACCCTCGGAGACCGTCAGTTTGTACTCGATGCAGACAAAGCCGAAGCCGCACTCGCAGACAAGCGTGTGATCAATGGTAAGGACAGCATGTTCTTCAATATCCTCCCGATCAAATACCAGTGGGCCTATGAGCTCTACAAGACCATGAAGGCAAACCACTGGGAGCCAGAGGACATCACCATGCAGAAGGATGTAGAGCAGTGGCGCTCCGATGAGATCTCCGACGTTGAGCGTTGGATCATCAAGATGGGTATTGGTTACTTCTCCGCAGCAGAAGGCATCGTAGGTGACAACATCCAGCACGTGGTACGTGAAGTCGTGACTGCTCCAGAGCTGAAGCTCGTACTCGGCCGCCACGCTCACGAGGAAAACATCCACGCAGACAGCCTGGTGTACATGATTTCTTCCCTCGGCCTGAACCCACACGAGTGTGAGGCTATGTTCGAGGACATCCCGACCATTTCCGAGAAGAATGCCTTCGTGGTGAACAACAGCCGCTCCATGCGCCGTGACATCGACCTGACTGTTCTCAAGAACAAGCAGGACCTCGCCAAGAACATCTTCCTCTTCGGTCAGGTGATGGAAGGTACCCAGTTCTACGGTCTCTTCGGCATGATCCTCTCCCTCTACCGCCAGAACAAGTTCCCGGGTATCGGTCAGATGTTCCGCTACACCCTGCGTGATGAGTCCAACCACATCGAGGTGTTCCGTAACCTCCTCATGGACCTCATCGATGAGAACCCAGACATCTGGACTGAGGAGTTCAAGACAGACCTTCGTGAAACCATGGCTGAAGGTATCCGTCTTGAGAAGAAATTCATCCGTGACTGCCTGCCAGTATCCTCCGTCGGTCTCAATGCTGAGGAGTTCGAGCAGTACATCGACTACATCGCCGACCGCCGTCTCACTTCTTGTGGTCTGCCTCCACTCAATGGCGAAGCCACAGCCAACCCATTCCCATGGCTGGCCGAGATGATGGACATCAAGAAGGAGCAGAACTTCTTCGAAGGTCGTGTCACCGAGTACCAGAAGGCATCTTCCCTCGCTGAAGTCGACGACGACGATCTTTAA
- a CDS encoding four helix bundle protein, translating into MGLRNFEELEVWKRGCQLAVDIYTALHTSKDFGLKDQMQRAAVSIASNIAEGSERASTQEYIRFLRISKSSCAELRTQLYIYQKAKKATGQPALPDNKPLIQETREISAMLQGLIKSLQAKQ; encoded by the coding sequence ATGGGCCTAAGAAACTTTGAGGAGCTGGAAGTATGGAAGCGAGGTTGCCAACTGGCGGTCGATATCTACACAGCACTCCACACCTCAAAAGACTTTGGCCTGAAAGATCAAATGCAGCGTGCGGCAGTTTCCATAGCTTCCAATATCGCAGAAGGATCTGAACGAGCCAGCACTCAGGAATACATCCGCTTCCTCCGCATCTCAAAGTCTTCATGCGCTGAACTCAGAACCCAACTCTACATCTATCAGAAAGCAAAGAAAGCCACAGGGCAACCGGCACTACCCGATAACAAGCCTCTCATTCAAGAGACGCGAGAAATATCCGCCATGCTCCAGGGGCTGATCAAATCCCTCCAAGCCAAGCAGTAG
- a CDS encoding ribonucleoside-diphosphate reductase subunit alpha gives MYRNLSLEEDVALKNVVTRPRSEKPDFAWRDQLGTSSLKVPQIFVSNGEQENELSLADVADTIGSALTDLLLARQAEEESIFNEDNRHFVSSVAHNVAESLMDQVGEAGKLTLTQTDLYLLIEKALIENDAHDVAKSLVFNRSLADHGSIEMSNVSSEPFTVRLIRRSGKVVPWSETKIENAVRQAFLSMKRDAAPAAKVAHAVTERVRQEEKAFVHIEDVQDMVQEELMRAGHFKTAEHYILYRAQRAANRKLEEEAPTEDPQQESMVVVSKESGDTDFWDGSELKKRIQFAAIGLDLCLTETEIERELRRSIGSEITEAGLQKTIILNAKSLIEQDADFAKFAGRILLSYIYEEVLDWSILTDGIEGLKKAHARAFTKYLKHGVKIKRLSPDIIDGRYDLKKLADALDPTADLDFDFLGIQTLYDRYLVVDKTGKKARRLEVPQFFWMRVAMGLFKEDGEKKEEWCVRLYNLYKSRRFCSSTPTLFNSGTLHSQLSSCYLYKVDDSIESIMQRGIADNAYLSKWAGGLGGSWTAVRGTGGYIQGTNGESQGVIPFLKLHNDQLVAVNQGGKRRGSGCAYLETWHNDMEDFLELRKNTGDERRRCHDMNTANWIPDLFMKRMEARQDWSLFRSNETPDLHDLYGKAFEQRYLEYEALAEEGKIWSRKMPAIDMWKKMLKMIFETGHPWITFKDPCNLRSPQDHTGVIHSSNLCTEITLNTSDEETAVCNLGSVVLDNHVREDGSLDHDMLKETITVAIRALDNVIDINFYPTDAAKTANSRHRPIGMGVMGLQNALYKKNLAFSSDAAIEFNDEFMEAIAYYAYSASSDIAAERGTYSTYKGSKWDRGLLPQDTIDLLEDERGVKIDVPRGGKMDWTYVREKIAKHGMRNSNVLAIAPTATISNIMGTTPCIEPNYKNLFVKSNLSGDFIVLNRELVNDLKKSGLWTREMLDQLKYFDGELDQIAEIPDAIKEKHRTVFGVPFEAVIDAAARRQKWIDQSQSVNLFLAEPDLKVLSHMYRRAWHTGLKTTYYLRTLGASNIEKSTVSMKKETRGAVGSQKQFTAAEKMACSLDAMLNGGECEACQ, from the coding sequence ATGTACCGTAACCTGTCACTCGAAGAAGACGTCGCTCTGAAAAACGTCGTCACCCGTCCACGCTCCGAGAAACCTGATTTCGCCTGGCGCGATCAACTCGGAACTAGCTCCCTCAAAGTTCCTCAGATTTTCGTATCCAACGGCGAGCAGGAGAACGAACTCTCCCTCGCTGATGTGGCAGATACCATCGGTAGTGCTCTGACCGATCTCTTGCTGGCACGCCAGGCAGAGGAGGAAAGCATCTTCAACGAGGATAACCGCCACTTTGTTTCCAGCGTGGCGCACAACGTCGCTGAGTCCCTCATGGATCAGGTCGGTGAGGCGGGCAAGCTGACCCTCACTCAGACAGACCTTTACCTGCTCATTGAAAAGGCACTCATCGAGAACGACGCACACGACGTCGCCAAATCTCTCGTCTTCAATCGCTCCCTCGCGGACCACGGCTCTATCGAAATGAGCAATGTGTCTTCCGAGCCGTTCACTGTCCGTCTCATCCGCCGCAGCGGCAAGGTAGTGCCTTGGAGCGAGACCAAGATCGAAAACGCCGTCCGCCAGGCCTTCCTCAGCATGAAGCGCGATGCCGCTCCGGCTGCCAAGGTGGCCCACGCCGTGACTGAGCGCGTGCGTCAGGAAGAGAAAGCTTTCGTCCACATTGAGGACGTTCAGGACATGGTGCAGGAAGAGCTCATGCGTGCTGGCCACTTCAAGACAGCTGAGCACTATATCCTTTACCGCGCTCAGCGCGCTGCCAACCGTAAGCTGGAGGAAGAAGCTCCTACAGAGGATCCGCAGCAGGAGTCCATGGTCGTTGTCTCCAAGGAATCTGGCGATACTGATTTCTGGGATGGTTCCGAACTGAAGAAGCGTATCCAGTTCGCCGCTATCGGCCTGGACCTCTGCCTCACCGAGACAGAGATCGAGCGCGAGCTACGCCGCTCCATCGGTTCTGAAATCACCGAGGCCGGCCTGCAAAAGACCATCATTCTCAACGCCAAGTCCCTCATCGAGCAGGACGCGGATTTCGCCAAGTTCGCAGGCCGCATCCTTCTTTCCTACATCTATGAGGAAGTGCTCGACTGGTCCATCCTGACCGATGGTATTGAAGGTCTGAAGAAGGCACACGCACGCGCCTTCACCAAGTACCTCAAGCACGGTGTGAAGATCAAGCGCCTCAGCCCGGACATCATCGACGGTCGCTACGACCTCAAGAAGCTAGCAGACGCGCTCGACCCGACCGCTGACCTGGACTTCGATTTCCTCGGCATCCAGACTCTCTATGACCGCTACCTCGTGGTGGACAAGACTGGCAAGAAAGCACGCCGCCTGGAAGTACCACAGTTCTTCTGGATGCGTGTCGCCATGGGTCTCTTCAAGGAAGACGGCGAGAAGAAGGAAGAATGGTGCGTGCGCCTCTACAACCTCTACAAGAGCCGCCGCTTCTGCTCATCCACCCCGACTCTCTTCAACTCCGGTACCCTGCACAGCCAGCTCTCCTCCTGCTACCTCTACAAGGTGGACGACTCTATCGAGAGCATCATGCAGCGCGGTATCGCGGACAACGCCTACCTTTCCAAGTGGGCGGGTGGTCTCGGTGGTTCCTGGACAGCGGTACGCGGTACTGGTGGATACATCCAGGGCACCAACGGTGAGTCCCAGGGGGTCATCCCATTCCTCAAGCTGCACAATGACCAGCTGGTCGCTGTGAACCAGGGCGGCAAGCGCCGCGGTTCCGGCTGCGCCTACCTTGAGACCTGGCACAACGACATGGAGGACTTCCTCGAGCTGCGTAAGAATACTGGTGACGAGCGCCGCCGCTGCCATGACATGAACACCGCGAACTGGATTCCGGACCTCTTCATGAAGCGCATGGAAGCCCGTCAGGACTGGTCACTCTTCCGCTCAAACGAAACTCCAGACCTGCACGATCTCTACGGCAAGGCCTTCGAGCAGCGCTACCTCGAGTACGAGGCACTCGCTGAGGAAGGCAAGATCTGGAGCCGCAAGATGCCAGCCATCGACATGTGGAAGAAGATGCTCAAGATGATCTTCGAGACCGGCCACCCATGGATCACCTTCAAGGACCCATGTAACCTGCGCTCCCCGCAGGACCACACTGGCGTCATCCACAGCTCCAACCTCTGCACAGAGATCACACTCAATACTTCCGACGAAGAAACCGCTGTGTGTAACCTCGGCTCCGTGGTGCTCGACAACCACGTCCGTGAGGACGGTTCCCTCGACCACGACATGCTCAAGGAGACCATCACCGTGGCCATCCGCGCGCTGGACAACGTGATCGACATCAACTTCTACCCGACCGATGCCGCCAAGACTGCGAACAGCCGTCACCGCCCGATCGGTATGGGTGTCATGGGGCTGCAAAATGCACTCTACAAGAAGAACCTCGCCTTCAGCTCAGACGCAGCCATCGAGTTCAATGACGAGTTCATGGAAGCCATCGCTTACTACGCCTACAGCGCCTCCAGTGACATTGCCGCAGAGCGTGGCACCTACAGCACTTACAAAGGCTCCAAGTGGGATCGCGGTCTCCTGCCACAGGACACCATCGACCTGCTGGAAGACGAGCGTGGCGTGAAGATCGATGTACCACGTGGTGGCAAGATGGACTGGACCTACGTCCGTGAGAAAATCGCCAAGCACGGCATGCGCAACTCAAACGTACTCGCCATCGCGCCGACCGCTACCATCTCTAACATCATGGGCACCACCCCATGTATCGAGCCGAACTACAAGAACCTCTTCGTGAAGAGCAACCTCTCCGGTGACTTCATCGTCCTCAACCGCGAGCTGGTGAATGACCTCAAGAAGAGCGGTCTCTGGACCCGCGAAATGCTTGATCAGCTCAAGTACTTCGACGGCGAGCTAGACCAGATCGCCGAGATCCCGGACGCGATCAAGGAGAAGCACCGCACCGTCTTCGGCGTGCCATTTGAGGCCGTCATTGATGCTGCTGCCCGCAGGCAGAAGTGGATCGACCAGTCACAGTCGGTCAACCTCTTCCTCGCAGAGCCAGACCTCAAGGTGCTCTCCCACATGTACCGCCGCGCCTGGCACACTGGCCTCAAGACCACCTACTACCTCCGTACCCTCGGCGCATCTAACATCGAGAAATCAACTGTTAGCATGAAGAAGGAAACCCGCGGTGCCGTAGGCAGCCAGAAGCAATTCACCGCCGCAGAAAAAATGGCCTGCTCCCTGGACGCCATGCTCAACGGCGGCGAGTGCGAAGCTTGCCAGTAA
- a CDS encoding AIPR family protein, which produces MSKIHIRQISKKLQEEIAPFLKDSAKDKESQILSKCLAAFGIKLATGCSNKAAALSVTDGADDNGIDAVYYSEDTKKLVVCQAKWVQDGKSEPSSGDVGKFMKGVRDLVNLEKSNFSDKFDEKWDSINKALDSFGVEYELVTIYTGAPSLGVHSVGCINETLEMLNDPEPLFHSVVLNLGEVYNALAKDVHDLPIKLQMTLTNWGKNEAPHMAYYGLISGGELANFFKDYGPRLFARNIRSLLGSTVVNEEIAQTLKKSPEYFYYFNNGITITADTVKKSGAGGTKRDIGLFEVNAASIVNGAQTVSTIGKYAEEFGLSSLDSVSVPVRIISLEHSEEDFGNSVTRANNTQNRIEGRDFVVHDKEQIRLVTELKVEGYTYNVKRSILFKANDKSFDLIEACIALACLHQDVGLAVQVKREIGRFWADLNKAPYKSIFNPTTTALMVVNAVIVLRTISEVLVYKEFQRKGEHCGIIAHGNRMIQTLVFNALGRSRVANCHTGLDDMLGEIPNLVDEQINKLELIISRDYKNAFLGSLFKNQSKCELIYNECVGNIQPVVDTVDNGTDDLFAFAEKK; this is translated from the coding sequence ATGAGCAAAATTCACATTAGACAAATTTCAAAAAAGCTGCAGGAAGAAATTGCGCCATTTTTGAAAGATAGCGCCAAGGATAAAGAGTCACAAATTCTGTCCAAATGCTTGGCTGCATTTGGTATCAAGTTGGCAACAGGATGTTCAAATAAAGCTGCTGCTCTATCAGTGACTGATGGTGCAGACGACAATGGTATTGACGCTGTATACTACTCAGAAGATACTAAAAAGTTGGTAGTGTGCCAAGCCAAGTGGGTACAAGACGGAAAGAGTGAGCCGAGTAGTGGTGACGTTGGTAAGTTCATGAAGGGTGTACGTGACTTGGTCAATTTGGAGAAAAGTAACTTTAGTGATAAATTTGATGAAAAGTGGGATTCGATTAATAAAGCTTTAGATAGCTTTGGGGTTGAGTACGAATTGGTTACGATATATACAGGTGCCCCGTCATTAGGTGTGCATTCCGTAGGTTGTATAAATGAAACACTGGAGATGCTTAATGACCCTGAGCCTCTCTTTCATTCTGTGGTTTTAAATTTAGGTGAAGTATATAACGCCTTGGCCAAAGATGTGCACGATTTGCCAATTAAACTACAAATGACTCTTACCAATTGGGGTAAAAATGAAGCACCTCATATGGCATACTATGGGTTAATTAGCGGTGGTGAACTTGCTAACTTTTTTAAAGATTATGGTCCTAGGTTGTTTGCAAGGAATATAAGAAGCTTACTTGGCTCAACTGTGGTGAATGAGGAGATTGCACAAACTCTGAAGAAATCTCCTGAATATTTTTATTACTTTAATAACGGTATTACAATTACTGCGGATACTGTTAAAAAGTCTGGAGCTGGCGGGACTAAGAGAGATATTGGTCTTTTTGAAGTAAATGCAGCAAGCATTGTGAATGGGGCGCAGACAGTTTCGACGATAGGTAAGTATGCGGAAGAATTTGGACTTAGTTCACTAGACTCGGTCTCTGTACCAGTAAGAATTATATCATTGGAACATTCGGAGGAGGATTTCGGTAATTCAGTAACAAGAGCGAATAATACTCAAAACAGGATTGAGGGTCGTGATTTTGTAGTGCACGATAAAGAGCAAATACGTTTAGTGACTGAGTTAAAGGTTGAGGGCTACACGTACAATGTTAAGCGCTCTATTCTATTTAAAGCCAACGATAAGTCCTTTGATTTGATAGAAGCTTGTATTGCTCTCGCGTGTTTACATCAAGATGTGGGTTTAGCAGTTCAGGTTAAACGTGAGATCGGTAGATTTTGGGCTGATTTGAACAAAGCTCCATATAAAAGTATTTTTAATCCGACAACTACAGCTCTAATGGTCGTGAATGCAGTTATCGTATTAAGGACAATTAGCGAGGTGCTGGTGTATAAAGAATTTCAACGTAAAGGTGAACATTGTGGTATTATAGCCCACGGGAATAGGATGATACAGACTCTAGTTTTTAATGCGTTAGGCCGTAGTAGAGTTGCTAATTGTCATACTGGGTTAGATGATATGTTGGGTGAGATACCTAATTTAGTCGATGAGCAGATAAATAAGTTAGAGTTGATTATTTCTAGAGATTATAAAAATGCATTCTTGGGTAGCTTGTTTAAAAATCAAAGTAAGTGTGAGTTGATATACAATGAATGTGTCGGGAATATTCAACCAGTAGTAGATACAGTGGATAATGGCACAGATGATCTTTTCGCGTTCGCGGAGAAGAAATAA
- a CDS encoding sugar phosphate isomerase/epimerase family protein: MHTSRRTFLKSSALLAGGVSAIPTTLLGETAEESGETTKTQAKIRNRIGVSSYSFWGFQREDLRPMDVCLEHAARMGFDGVEILQRQLEKTDNATLQKIKRQAFVLGLDLMGYSTHQGFLSPDAEKREKNYQHTLDCLRQAHALGIPTMRVNSGTWGTSKSFDELMKNRGVEKPLPGHTEEEAYQWVIDAYGKLAEEAGKLGVVMGLENHWGLGCTPEGVKRVVDAVKSPWLQVTLDTGNFLEDPYDRLSMLAPQTVLLQAKTYYGGGRWYTLDLDYARIASIMHQADFRGYVSLEFEGKEDPLKAIPESLAMLRKHFS, encoded by the coding sequence ATGCATACTTCACGTAGAACGTTTTTGAAAAGCTCCGCGCTGCTTGCTGGCGGGGTGTCAGCCATACCTACAACGCTTCTCGGGGAAACAGCCGAGGAATCTGGAGAAACAACGAAGACTCAGGCAAAGATCCGCAACCGGATCGGGGTGTCTTCCTATTCTTTCTGGGGATTTCAGAGAGAAGATCTGCGTCCGATGGATGTGTGCTTAGAGCACGCTGCGCGTATGGGGTTTGACGGGGTGGAGATCTTGCAACGCCAGTTAGAGAAGACCGACAACGCGACTCTGCAAAAGATCAAACGCCAGGCCTTTGTGCTTGGGTTGGACCTGATGGGCTACTCCACGCATCAGGGCTTTCTCTCGCCAGACGCGGAGAAGCGCGAAAAGAATTATCAGCACACGCTGGACTGCCTGCGTCAGGCTCACGCGCTGGGCATCCCTACCATGCGGGTAAATTCCGGCACCTGGGGGACTTCCAAATCTTTTGATGAGCTGATGAAAAACAGGGGGGTAGAAAAACCTCTTCCCGGTCACACCGAGGAAGAAGCCTATCAATGGGTCATCGATGCCTACGGCAAACTCGCTGAGGAGGCGGGGAAGCTAGGTGTCGTCATGGGGCTGGAGAACCACTGGGGCCTCGGCTGCACCCCGGAAGGGGTAAAGCGCGTGGTGGACGCCGTGAAATCCCCTTGGCTCCAAGTCACCTTGGACACGGGCAATTTCCTGGAAGACCCTTATGATCGTCTGAGCATGCTCGCCCCTCAAACGGTCCTGCTCCAGGCCAAGACCTACTATGGAGGCGGCCGCTGGTACACGCTAGATCTCGACTACGCCCGCATCGCTTCCATCATGCATCAGGCCGATTTCCGGGGTTACGTTTCCCTCGAATTTGAAGGCAAGGAAGATCCGCTCAAAGCCATCCCCGAGTCTCTCGCCATGCTCAGGAAGCATTTTAGTTAA
- a CDS encoding CIA30 family protein: protein MEKVWRKTTGVLAALVLGTVTSMAENIAEFSEKEVDAQGWRVVDDGVMGGLSQGKMEVSKDGVLRFSGTLSLENNGGFSSLRTGNIPLDLSAADGVVLRVKGDERTYQLRFNTDARFRGSAAVSFSAEFATVKGEWTEVRVSFEKFRGSFRGMRLDQEKFDPAKIERMGLLLADKKAGPFELFVDWVKTYKKSEKE, encoded by the coding sequence ATGGAAAAGGTATGGAGAAAAACCACCGGAGTGCTGGCTGCGCTGGTGCTTGGGACTGTGACGAGTATGGCTGAGAACATTGCAGAGTTTAGCGAAAAGGAAGTCGACGCGCAGGGCTGGCGTGTGGTGGATGATGGTGTGATGGGTGGTCTTTCTCAGGGGAAGATGGAGGTGTCCAAGGATGGGGTGCTGCGTTTCAGCGGTACCTTGTCACTGGAGAATAACGGAGGATTCTCCTCGCTGAGGACGGGGAACATACCGCTCGATCTAAGTGCGGCTGATGGGGTGGTGCTACGTGTGAAGGGGGATGAAAGGACCTATCAGCTCCGCTTTAATACGGATGCCCGTTTTCGCGGGAGTGCTGCGGTCTCCTTCAGTGCTGAGTTTGCTACGGTCAAGGGAGAGTGGACGGAAGTTCGTGTGTCTTTTGAAAAGTTCCGGGGGAGCTTCCGTGGAATGCGCCTGGATCAGGAGAAGTTTGACCCTGCCAAGATCGAGCGCATGGGCTTGCTACTGGCGGACAAGAAAGCTGGACCTTTCGAGCTGTTTGTTGACTGGGTGAAGACTTACAAGAAGAGCGAGAAGGAGTGA